Proteins encoded within one genomic window of Drosophila willistoni isolate 14030-0811.24 chromosome XL unlocalized genomic scaffold, UCI_dwil_1.1 Seg141, whole genome shotgun sequence:
- the LOC6648438 gene encoding thioredoxin-1, which translates to MTASAIRSMNDFYKRVEAADDKLIVLDFYATWCGPCKDMEGTVKSLARQYASKVVFIKVNVDKFDELTEKYSVRSMPTFVFLKGTRRVFSFSGADDDKLIKTVSKLAK; encoded by the coding sequence ATGACCGCCAGTGCAATACGTAGCATGAACGATTTCTACAAGCGCGTGGAGGCTGCAGATGACAAGCTAATTGTCTTGGATTTCTATGCCACTTGGTGTGGTCCCTGCAAAGATATGGAAGGAACTGTCAAGAGCTTGGCCCGTCAATATGCCTCCAAAGTGGTGTTCATCAAGGTCAATGTTGACAAATTTGATGAACTAACTGAGAAATATAGTGTAAGAAGTATGCCCACATTTGTTTTCCTAAAAGGAACACGCCGTGTCTTTAGTTTTTCTGGAGCCGATGATGATAAGCTCATCAAGACAGTGAGCAAATTGGCCAAATAG
- the LOC6648439 gene encoding ubiquitin carboxyl-terminal hydrolase 30 homolog, whose amino-acid sequence MESEKILMAAGVTVAAVVGAFVFWGPSGSRLRQRRGQIAGLHNFGRTCFLNTLLQALAACPQFIAWLQLYNGASPDRKSLITSMLNTLEVVNGTHATLRGDPHSPGAVLRALNALGWVIPQEEHDAHELFHILLSSLEEEATRPQPVGCLSDALASADDVDSICIGSATGAATVVGANSGTNIGQRIGDQPNRPSSAMLSDFLNMEYDEATSLNRLVRSEAHTPDSPASVCEREAPDRLGSLLDAITPGSAHPFGFPMDLHEPVAASPILGAERLSRPRLPQAQEISEGLNRRVSSSCRSLERLNRGPGRVSIWSNMMPSQVAHPFQGAMGAQIVCNGCNSKSTVRYDKFDSITLNLPPQRRTGLSLGHLLSEYITSEDLSDVKCDTCNETTTHTKSVTFAKLPACLCIHIARTVWLPTGQVCKRQDYVHFPESLSMAPYSFVQPHLNSQAGTPWGSTMSLYSSSFPMNNGIAGASGEGFGTMFPKNLYRLLAVVVHSGEANSGHFVTYRRGSLRNAHRWFYTSDTVVREVSIDEVLSVPAYLLFYDRGPQRQMR is encoded by the exons ATGGAGAGTGAGAAGATATTGATGGCTGCTGGTGTGACAGTCGCTGCCGTAGTTGGAGCATTTGTCTTCTGGGGTCCATCAG GCTCTCGTTTGCGTCAGCGGCGTGGTCAGATTGCTGGTCTGCACAATTTTGGACGTACTTGCTTTCTAAATACTCTGCTTCAGGCTCTGGCCGCCTGCCCACAGTTTATAGCTTGGCTACAATTGTACAATGGAGCTTCTCCGGATCGAAAGAGCTTAATAACTAGCATGTTGAATACCCTGGAGGTGGTCAATGGGACACACGCCACCTTGCGCGGCGATCCTCACTCCCCGGGAGCTGTGCTTCGTGCCCTGAATGCCCTAGGCTGGGTCATACCACAGGAAGAGCACGATGCTCATGAGCTATTTCACATTTTGCTCTCATCACTTGAAGAGGAGGCCACTCGGCCCCAACCGGTGGGATGCTTGTCCGATGCCCTGGCATCGGCTGACGACGTGGATAGCATTTGTATTGGTTCTGCCACTGGAGCAGCAACAGTTGTTGGTGCTAATTCAGGCACAAATATTGGACAACGTATTGGAGATCAACCAAATCGTCCTTCTAGTGCCATGTTATCAGACTTTCTTAACATGGAATATGACGAGGCGACCAGTCTTAATCGTTTAGTCCGCTCCGAAGCTCACACTCCCGACTCGCCTGCTTCGGTCTGTGAACGAGAAGCCCCCGATCGTTTGGGATCTCTACTTGATGCTATTACACCTGGTTCCGCACATCCATTTGGCTTTCCCATGGATCTCCATGAACCAGTGGCGGCTTCCCCTATATTGGGTGCGGAACGATTGTCACGACCACGCTTGCCTCAAGCCCAAGAAATCAGTGAGGGTCTCAATCGACGTGTCTCCAGTTCGTGTCGTTCGCTTGAACGTCTCAATCGTGGTCCCGGTCGCGTCTCCATTTGGTCCAATATGATGCCAAGCCAGGTGGCTCATCCTTTCCAGGGGGCCATGGGTGCACAGATTGTCTGTAATGGCTGCAACTCCAAGTCGACAGTGCGCTATGACAAGTTCGATAGCATCACCCTGAATTTGCCGCCACAGCGGCGCACAGGTCTGAGTCTGGGACACCTTCTTAGCGAATATATTACATCGGAGGATTTGAGCGATGTGAAATGCGATACCTGTAATGAGACCACAACACACACGAAATCTGTGACGTTCGCAAAGCTTCCGGCTTGTCTCTGCATACACATAGCTCGTACCGTTTGGCTACCCACTGGTCAGGTGTGCAAGCGTCAAGATTATGTTCACTTTCCGGAGAGCCTTTCAATGGCTCCATATAGCTTTGTTCAGCCGCATCTCAATAGCCAg GCTGGTACACCCTGGGGATCTACAATGTCTCTGTACTCATCCAGTTTTCCCATGAACAATGGCATTGCCGGTGCTAGTGGCGAAGGCTTCGGCACTATGTTCCCAAAGAATCTTTATCGCCTTCTGGCGGTTGTGGTCCATTCTGGCGAGGCCAATAGTGGACATTTTGTAACCTATCGTCGTGGATCCCTACGGAATGCTCATCG TTGGTTCTACACATCGGACACTGTTGTGCGCGAGGTATCCATTGATGAGGTGCTCAGTGTGCCAGCCTATCTGCTGTTTTATGATCGGGGACCTCAACGACAAATGCGCTAG
- the LOC6649343 gene encoding protein CutA homolog: protein MRWISATKTLIVLTSARRGGKAFATTNINMGDKIPTPYESGSNSVVFVTTPTKDAARKLARCITEHKLAACVNIIPQIESIYVWEGKVNEDSEYLMMIKTRTERIDELSKYVSENHPYSVAEVISLPIENGNLPYLNWIRETVPEKPVPK from the coding sequence ATGCGTTGGATTTCTGCTACAAAAACTCTTATCGTTCTAACTTCTGCCAGACGAGGAGGTAAAGCATTTGCCACAACCAATATCAACATGGGAGACAAGATTCCAACGCCATATGAATCAGGAAGCAATTCCGTGGTCTTTGTCACCACACCGACCAAGGATGCCGCACGAAAACTGGCCCGGTGCATTACCGAACACAAGCTGGCCGCTTGTGTGAACATCATACCTCAGATCGAGTCCATTTATGTGTGGGAAGGCAAAGTCAATGAGGACAGCGAGTATCTAATGATGATCAAGACCCGCACAGAGCGTATTGATGAGCTGAGCAAATACGTTTCCGAGAATCATCCATACAGCGTTGCTGAAGTTATCTCTTTACCAattgaaaatggaaatttgCCCTATTTAAATTGGATTCGTGAAACGGTGCCTGAGAAGCCAGTGCCCAAGTAA
- the LOC6649344 gene encoding pre-mRNA-splicing factor ATP-dependent RNA helicase PRP16 isoform X1 has translation MSDDDAGVHRLEGTQDQEVRGGLVIKKIKTSPGTKGKGGFSPLPSLLGLDKLAAKRRAEKERNERLISFKDNEYDDAGAATPTTSSGAGAAEGISEFAFKKPDTKSFEKLSRQLREHKVETPSHTGGVSEKARERLREHIKRDRERGKQSHNAVSSSGSSSESRSWDRDRDRRRDRDRTRDRDRDRQRRHRDADREERDRDRDRDRSRHRSHDRDRDRSLSVRSVHTPREPGTPGGSGGGITNSSWDDDETEDGQRKSDWDMPTPRRHGGGSDWSVRSSSRYSNRSRRHNADDSARPTPAHRYNQWAHDRKRTGATPWNEGDDVESRDLWEEEQRRLDREWYNIDQGYDDENNPFSGSNSDYFRKREEQIEQKRTKRISAQQRQNNRDNELWERNRMLTSGVVTSINVTDDFDEEALERVHLLVHHIIPPFLDGRIVFTKQPEPMVPVKDPTSDMALLARKGSALVRTYREQKERRKAQKKHWELGGTKLGNIMGVQRPQDDEDARFDKDKDTADYRKDQKFADHMRDQDSSGKSEFSRKKTISEQRRFLPVFASRQELLNVIRENSVIIIVGETGSGKTTQLTQYLHEDGYSKRGMIGCTQPRRVAAMSVAKRVSDEMDTQLGEDVGYAIRFEDCTSERTVIKYMTDGILLRESLRDPDLDSYAAIIMDEAHERSLSTDVLFGLLREIVARRHDLKLIVTSATMDSTKFATFFGNVPTFTIPGRTFPVDVMFSKNACEDYVESAVKQALQVHLTPNEGDMLIFMPGQEDIEVTCEVLEERLAEIDNAPVLSILPIYSQLPSDLQAKIFQKSGDGVRKCVVATNIAETSLTVDGIIYVIDSGYCKLKVYNPRIGMDALQIYPISQANANQRSGRAGRTGPGQAFRLYTQRQYKDELLALTVPEIQRTNLANTVLLLKSLGVVDLLHFHFMDPPPQDNILNSLYQLWILGALDHTGGLTTLGRQMAEFPLDPPQCQMLIVACQMECSSEVLIIVSMLSVPSIFYRPKGREEEADGVREKFQVPESDHLTYLNVYLQWKQNSYSSTWCNEHFIHIKAMRKVREVRQQLKDIMTQQKMNVKSCGTDWDIVRKCICSAYFYQAARLKGIGEYVNLRTGMPCHLHPTSALFGLGTTPDYVVYHELIMTAKEYMQCATAVDGYWLAELGPMFFSVKESGRSGRGKKKQAAEHLKEMEEQMLQAEQEMLERKQQAAQREEQLAAKQEIATPGNATPRRTPARIGL, from the exons ATGTCCGATGATGATGCAGGTGTGCATAGGCTGGAGGGTACACAGGATCAGGAGGTTCGTGGTGGCCTGGTGATAAAAAAGATCAAAACCAGCCCTGGAACAAAAGGCAAAGGAGGCTTTTCTCCCTTACCATCTCTGTTGGGATTGGATAAGCTAGCTGCCAAACGGCGGGCTGAGAAGGAGCGGAACGAAcgtttaatttcatttaaggACAATGAGTATGATGATGCCGGAGCAGCTACACCTACCACATCGTCTGGAGCAGGTGCCGCGGAGGGTATCAGTGAGTTTGCTTTTAAGAAGCCTGACACAAAGAGTTTCGAGAAACTAAGCCGACAGCTACGAGAGCACAAGGTAGAGACACCTTCACACACCGGCGGAGTTTCCGAGAAGGCGAGGGAGCGACTGCGTGAGCATATAAAGCGCGACAGGGAGAGAGGCAAACAATCTCACAACGCAGTATCATCTAGCGGCTCTTCTTCGGAAAGTCGCAGTTGGGATCGAGATCGCGATAGAAGAAGAGATCGTGATAGAACGCGTGACCGTGACCGTGATAGGCAGCGGCGTCATCGCGATGCAGATCGGGAGGAACGTGATCGTGACCGGGACCGTGATCGGTCTCGGCATCGTAGCCATGATCGTGATAGAGATCGCTCCTTGTCAGTTCGCAGCGTTCATACACCTAGAGAGCCGGGTACTCCCGGTGGAAGTGGTGGCGGCATAACCAACAGCAGTTGGGATGACGACGAAACTGAGGATGGTCAACGCAAATCTGACTGGGATATGCCCACGCCACGGCGTCACGGCGGCGGCAGCGATTGGTCAGTAAGGAGCAGCAGCCGATACAGCAACAGGAGTCGCCGGCACAATGCCGATGACAGTGCCCGACCCACGCCCGCTCATCGCTACAATCAATGGGCCCACGATCGAAAGCGTACGGGAGCTACACCTTGGAACGAAGGCGATGACGTCGAGTCCCGTGATCTTTGGGAAGAGGAACAGCGCCGTCTCGATCGCGAGTGGTACAACATCGATCAGGGCTATGACGATGAGAACAATCCATTTTCAGGATCCAATTCCGATTATTTCCGCAAACGTGAAGAACAAATCGAACAGAAGCGTACAAAGCGTATTAGCGCTCAGCAACGGCAGAATAATCGAGACAATGAGCTATGGGAAAGGAATCGAATGCTTACCTCCGGTGTGGTCACCTCGATTAACGTAACGGACGACTTTGATGAGGAGGCTCTGGAAAGGGTACATTTGCTGGTGCATCATATTATTCCCCCCTTTCTGGATGGCCGCATTGTATTCACCAAGCAGCCGGAACCAATGGTGCCCGTCAAAGATCCCACCTCTGACATGGCCCTGTTGGCCAGAAAGGGCAGCGCTTTGGTGCGCACCTATCGGGAGCAGAAAGAACGACGTAAGGCTCAAAAGAAGCACTGGGAACTGGGTGGCACCAAACTGGGTAACATTATGGGCGTGCAAAGGCCTCAAGATGATGAAGATGCCCGCTTTGACAAGGACAAAGACACTGCCGACTATCGCAAGGATCAAAAATTTGCCGATCACATGCGAGATCAGGACTCTAGTGGCAAAAGCGAGTTCTCCCGCAAGAAAACCATTTCCGAGCAGCGTCGCTTTCTCCCCGTATTCGCATCTCGCCAGGAATTGCTCAATGTCATCAGAGAGAACTCCGTTATCATTATTGTAGGTGAAACGGGTAGCGGCAAAACGACACAATTGACCCAATATCTACACGAAGATGGCTACAGTAAACGTGGAATGATTGGTTGCACACAGCCGCGTCGTGTTGCCGCCATGTCCGTGGCGAAACGTGTCTCTGACGAAATGGACACACAACTGG GCGAGGATGTCGGCTATGCCATACGTTTTGAGGACTGCACTTCGGAGCGCACGGTTATTAAGTATATGACCGATGGTATCTTGTTGCGTGAAAGTCTTCGTGATCCTGACTTGGATAGCTATGCGGCCATCATTATGGATGAAGCTCACGAAAGATCTCTGTCAACTGATGTGCTCTTTGGTCTACTACGCGAG ATTGTTGCACGACGTCATGATCTGAAATTGATTGTTACATCGGCTACCATGGACTCGACAAAGTTTGCAACGTTCTTTGGCAATGTACCGACATTTACTATACCGGGTCGTACGTTTCCGGTGGATGTGATGTTCAGTAAAAATGCATGCGAAGATTATGTTGAATCGGCAGTGAAGCAGGCCCTGCAAGTGCATTTGACTCCCAATGAGGGTGACATGCTTATCTTTATGCCCGGCCAGGAAGATATCGAAGTGACATGCGAGGTGCTTGAGGAACGTTTGGCCGAAATCGATAATGCCCCGGTATTAAGTATTTTGCCAATTTATTCGCAATTGCCATCCGATTTGCAGGCgaaaatctttcaaaaatcCGGCGACGGTGTACGCAAATGTGTGGTGGCTACCAATATAGCGGAGACTTCACTGACGGTCGATGGCATTATATATGTTATCGATTCTGGTTATTGTAAGCTTAAAGTCTATAATCCTCGCATCGGTATGGATGCCCTGCAGATTTATCCGATTTCGCAAGCGAATGCCAATCAGAGATCAGGTCGAGCTGGCCGAACAGGTCCTGGTCAGGCCTTTCGTTTGTACACACAACGTCAGTACAAGGATGAGCTGCTAGCCCTCACAGTACCAGAGATACAACGGACCAATTTGGCCAATACGGTTTTGCTATTGAAGTCACTGGGCGTTGTTGACCTTTTACATTTTCACTTTATGGATCCGCCACCGCAGGATAATATTCTGAATTCGCTTTATCAGCTGTGGATTTTGGGAGCCTTAGATCATACCGGTGGGTTGACCACATTGGGTCGCCAAATGGCTGAATTTCCATTAGATCCGCCGCAATGTCAAATGCTTATTGTCGCTTGTCAAATGGAATGTAGCAGCGAGGTGCTTATTATAG TTTCCATGTTGTCGGTGCCTTCAATTTTCTATCGACCCAAAGGACGTGAGGAGGAGGCTGATGGGGTCCGTGAAAAATTTCAAGTGCCCGAATCCGACCATTTAACCTACCTCAATGTTTATTTACAATGGAAGCAGAATAG TTACAGCTCCACTTGGTGCAACGAGCACTTTATACACATCAAAGCAATGCGCAAAGTTCGCGAAGTGCGCCAACAATTGAAGGACATTATGACACAGCAGAAGATGAATGTCAAATCCTGCGGCACCGATTGGGATATTGTACGAAAATGTATTTGCTCGGCCTACTTTTATCAGGCTGCTCGACTCAAGGGTATTGGCGAGTATGTTAATCTGCGTACAGGAATGCCTTGTCATCTGCATCCGACTTCCGCTCTCTTTGGCCTGGGCACCACACCCGACTATGTGGTCTATCATGAGTTGATCATGACGGCCAAAGAGTATATGCAATGTGCAACGGCTGTGGATGGCTATTGGCTGGCGGAATTGGGCCCCATGTTCTTTTCCGTCAAAGAGTCCGGTCGCAGTGGTCGGGGTAAGAAGAAGCAAGCCGCCGAACATCTTAAAGAGATGGAGGAGCAAATGTTACAGGCCGAGCAGGAAATGTTGGAGCGGAAACAGCAAGCAGCGCAACGGGAAGAACAATTGGCAGCCAAACAGGAGATTGCCACACCTGGCAATGCCACGCCCCGACGAACCCCGGCAAGGATTGGACTCTAA
- the LOC6649344 gene encoding pre-mRNA-splicing factor ATP-dependent RNA helicase PRP16 isoform X2 has product MSDDDAGVHRLEGTQDQEVRGGLVIKKIKTSPGTKGKGGFSPLPSLLGLDKLAAKRRAEKERNERLISFKDNEYDDAGAATPTTSSGAGAAEGISEFAFKKPDTKSFEKLSRQLREHKVETPSHTGGVSEKARERLREHIKRDRERGKQSHNAVSSSGSSSESRSWDRDRDRRRDRDRTRDRDRDRQRRHRDADREERDRDRDRDRSRHRSHDRDRDRSLSVRSVHTPREPGTPGGSGGGITNSSWDDDETEDGQRKSDWDMPTPRRHGGGSDWSVRSSSRYSNRSRRHNADDSARPTPAHRYNQWAHDRKRTGATPWNEGDDVESRDLWEEEQRRLDREWYNIDQGYDDENNPFSGSNSDYFRKREEQIEQKRTKRISAQQRQNNRDNELWERNRMLTSGVVTSINVTDDFDEEALERVHLLVHHIIPPFLDGRIVFTKQPEPMVPVKDPTSDMALLARKGSALVRTYREQKERRKAQKKHWELGGTKLGNIMGVQRPQDDEDARFDKDKDTADYRKDQKFADHMRDQDSSGKSEFSRKKTISEQRRFLPVFASRQELLNVIRENSVIIIVGETGSGKTTQLTQYLHEDGYSKRGMIGCTQPRRVAAMSVAKRVSDEMDTQLGEDVGYAIRFEDCTSERTVIKYMTDGILLRESLRDPDLDSYAAIIMDEAHERSLSTDVLFGLLREMQPLSLSMPQPLPQSQSQQQLSYDRRKKKRIKKTTTTTKIWKQFKKVGER; this is encoded by the exons ATGTCCGATGATGATGCAGGTGTGCATAGGCTGGAGGGTACACAGGATCAGGAGGTTCGTGGTGGCCTGGTGATAAAAAAGATCAAAACCAGCCCTGGAACAAAAGGCAAAGGAGGCTTTTCTCCCTTACCATCTCTGTTGGGATTGGATAAGCTAGCTGCCAAACGGCGGGCTGAGAAGGAGCGGAACGAAcgtttaatttcatttaaggACAATGAGTATGATGATGCCGGAGCAGCTACACCTACCACATCGTCTGGAGCAGGTGCCGCGGAGGGTATCAGTGAGTTTGCTTTTAAGAAGCCTGACACAAAGAGTTTCGAGAAACTAAGCCGACAGCTACGAGAGCACAAGGTAGAGACACCTTCACACACCGGCGGAGTTTCCGAGAAGGCGAGGGAGCGACTGCGTGAGCATATAAAGCGCGACAGGGAGAGAGGCAAACAATCTCACAACGCAGTATCATCTAGCGGCTCTTCTTCGGAAAGTCGCAGTTGGGATCGAGATCGCGATAGAAGAAGAGATCGTGATAGAACGCGTGACCGTGACCGTGATAGGCAGCGGCGTCATCGCGATGCAGATCGGGAGGAACGTGATCGTGACCGGGACCGTGATCGGTCTCGGCATCGTAGCCATGATCGTGATAGAGATCGCTCCTTGTCAGTTCGCAGCGTTCATACACCTAGAGAGCCGGGTACTCCCGGTGGAAGTGGTGGCGGCATAACCAACAGCAGTTGGGATGACGACGAAACTGAGGATGGTCAACGCAAATCTGACTGGGATATGCCCACGCCACGGCGTCACGGCGGCGGCAGCGATTGGTCAGTAAGGAGCAGCAGCCGATACAGCAACAGGAGTCGCCGGCACAATGCCGATGACAGTGCCCGACCCACGCCCGCTCATCGCTACAATCAATGGGCCCACGATCGAAAGCGTACGGGAGCTACACCTTGGAACGAAGGCGATGACGTCGAGTCCCGTGATCTTTGGGAAGAGGAACAGCGCCGTCTCGATCGCGAGTGGTACAACATCGATCAGGGCTATGACGATGAGAACAATCCATTTTCAGGATCCAATTCCGATTATTTCCGCAAACGTGAAGAACAAATCGAACAGAAGCGTACAAAGCGTATTAGCGCTCAGCAACGGCAGAATAATCGAGACAATGAGCTATGGGAAAGGAATCGAATGCTTACCTCCGGTGTGGTCACCTCGATTAACGTAACGGACGACTTTGATGAGGAGGCTCTGGAAAGGGTACATTTGCTGGTGCATCATATTATTCCCCCCTTTCTGGATGGCCGCATTGTATTCACCAAGCAGCCGGAACCAATGGTGCCCGTCAAAGATCCCACCTCTGACATGGCCCTGTTGGCCAGAAAGGGCAGCGCTTTGGTGCGCACCTATCGGGAGCAGAAAGAACGACGTAAGGCTCAAAAGAAGCACTGGGAACTGGGTGGCACCAAACTGGGTAACATTATGGGCGTGCAAAGGCCTCAAGATGATGAAGATGCCCGCTTTGACAAGGACAAAGACACTGCCGACTATCGCAAGGATCAAAAATTTGCCGATCACATGCGAGATCAGGACTCTAGTGGCAAAAGCGAGTTCTCCCGCAAGAAAACCATTTCCGAGCAGCGTCGCTTTCTCCCCGTATTCGCATCTCGCCAGGAATTGCTCAATGTCATCAGAGAGAACTCCGTTATCATTATTGTAGGTGAAACGGGTAGCGGCAAAACGACACAATTGACCCAATATCTACACGAAGATGGCTACAGTAAACGTGGAATGATTGGTTGCACACAGCCGCGTCGTGTTGCCGCCATGTCCGTGGCGAAACGTGTCTCTGACGAAATGGACACACAACTGG GCGAGGATGTCGGCTATGCCATACGTTTTGAGGACTGCACTTCGGAGCGCACGGTTATTAAGTATATGACCGATGGTATCTTGTTGCGTGAAAGTCTTCGTGATCCTGACTTGGATAGCTATGCGGCCATCATTATGGATGAAGCTCACGAAAGATCTCTGTCAACTGATGTGCTCTTTGGTCTACTACGCGAG ATGCAGCCACTGTCTCTGTCTATGCCTCAGCCACTGCCGCAGTCGCAGTCGCAGCAGCAGCTATCTTATGAccgcagaaaaaaaaagcgaatcaagaaaacaacaacaacaacaaaaatatggaAGCAATTCAAAAAAGTAGGGGAGAGATAg
- the LOC6649345 gene encoding uncharacterized protein LOC6649345 isoform X1, whose amino-acid sequence MNRSNSFVSSLKWWPLQGHNSQATPATPPSASAIAAGGGYSQSAPSSPTSNWPPQLQQYHHHHQPHHKAGGGGVGGAGGVVSTTFGSSVAVQKLRESKWFKAEEQRIFCAVVECGFIVEVRSSAAAAAATAAAAAAAAAASDADSLDLEIDCPCPVSSASAAVQQAPLTLVIPRNGSTSISFLETQDENETPVASWYGIVLCKVAKDNKPKPDTIEIFSVKIRENGTYKLIKMSLADIWSHGWELRINNFADKEKMPHNEKDIRNQISLARKAKQSLWNNNKHFVYWCRYGSRQQDVRKRQISECVKWGSVGMNAGMLLVLNNRQKSYSHSK is encoded by the exons ATGAATCGGTCCAACAGTTTTGTTAGCTCCCTAAAATGGTGGCCCTTGCAGGGTCACAATAGTCAAGCCACACCAGCGACTCCTCCATCAGCATCAGCTATTGCCGCCGGTGGCGGATACTCACAGTCGGCACCCAGTTCGCCCACCTCCAATTGGCCACCACAGTTGCAGCaataccaccaccaccaccaacccCACCACAAAGCCGGTGGCGGAGGTGTTGGAGGTGCGGGAGGAGTTGTCAGTACCACATTCGGTAGCAGTGTGGCTGTTCAAAAGCTCCGTGAATCGAAATGGTTCAAGGCAGAGGAACAACGCATCTTTTGTGCGGTTGTCGAATGTGGATTTATTGTCGAAGTACGTAGTAGTGCTGCAGCAGCGGCTGCCACTGCTGCCGCAGCAGCTGCCGCAGCCGCGGCAAGTGATGCCGACTCTTTGGATTTGGAAATTGATTGTCCTTGTCCAGTGTCATCGGCATCGGCAGCAGTCCAACAAGCTCCATTAACATTAGTGATACCCCGCAATGGCAGCACTAGCATCAGTTTTTTGGAAACGCAGGATGAAAATGAAACGCCTGTGGCGTCATGGTATGGCATTGTCCTGTGCAAAGTGGCCAAAG ACAACAAACCAAAACCCGATACCATTGAGATATTTTCTGTGAAAATACGAGAAAATGGCACATACAAATTGATTAAAATGTCACTGGCCGATATATGGAGCCATGGATGGGAATTGCGTATCAATAATTTTGCCGACAAGGAAAAAATGCCACACAACGAAAAGGATATACGCAATCAG ATATCCCTGGCGAGAAAGGCCAAACAGAGTCTTTGGAATAATAATAAGCATTTTGTATATTGGTGTCGTTATGGTAGTCGTCAGCAGGATGTTCGCAAGCGACAG ATATCGGAGTGCGTGAAATGGGGCAGCGTTGGCATGAATGCGGGCATGTTGCTGGTTCTAAATAATAGACAAAAAAGCTATTCCCACTCCAAGTAA
- the LOC6649345 gene encoding uncharacterized protein LOC6649345 isoform X2, with product MNRSNSFVSSLKWWPLQGHNSQATPATPPSASAIAAGGGYSQSAPSSPTSNWPPQLQQYHHHHQPHHKAGGGGVGGAGGVVSTTFGSSVAVQKLRESKWFKAEEQRIFCAVVECGFIVEVRSSAAAAAATAAAAAAAAAASDADSLDLEIDCPCPVSSASAAVQQAPLTLVIPRNGSTSISFLETQDENETPVASWYGIVLCKVAKDNKPKPDTIEIFSVKIRENGTYKLIKMSLADIWSHGWELRINNFADKEKMPHNEKDIRNQISLARKAKQSLWNNNKHFVYWCRYGSRQQDVRKRQ from the exons ATGAATCGGTCCAACAGTTTTGTTAGCTCCCTAAAATGGTGGCCCTTGCAGGGTCACAATAGTCAAGCCACACCAGCGACTCCTCCATCAGCATCAGCTATTGCCGCCGGTGGCGGATACTCACAGTCGGCACCCAGTTCGCCCACCTCCAATTGGCCACCACAGTTGCAGCaataccaccaccaccaccaacccCACCACAAAGCCGGTGGCGGAGGTGTTGGAGGTGCGGGAGGAGTTGTCAGTACCACATTCGGTAGCAGTGTGGCTGTTCAAAAGCTCCGTGAATCGAAATGGTTCAAGGCAGAGGAACAACGCATCTTTTGTGCGGTTGTCGAATGTGGATTTATTGTCGAAGTACGTAGTAGTGCTGCAGCAGCGGCTGCCACTGCTGCCGCAGCAGCTGCCGCAGCCGCGGCAAGTGATGCCGACTCTTTGGATTTGGAAATTGATTGTCCTTGTCCAGTGTCATCGGCATCGGCAGCAGTCCAACAAGCTCCATTAACATTAGTGATACCCCGCAATGGCAGCACTAGCATCAGTTTTTTGGAAACGCAGGATGAAAATGAAACGCCTGTGGCGTCATGGTATGGCATTGTCCTGTGCAAAGTGGCCAAAG ACAACAAACCAAAACCCGATACCATTGAGATATTTTCTGTGAAAATACGAGAAAATGGCACATACAAATTGATTAAAATGTCACTGGCCGATATATGGAGCCATGGATGGGAATTGCGTATCAATAATTTTGCCGACAAGGAAAAAATGCCACACAACGAAAAGGATATACGCAATCAG ATATCCCTGGCGAGAAAGGCCAAACAGAGTCTTTGGAATAATAATAAGCATTTTGTATATTGGTGTCGTTATGGTAGTCGTCAGCAGGATGTTCGCAAGCGACAG TAA